One Pirellulales bacterium genomic window, CTAGAACGTTGTCGCGAATCACCTGCGAAAAGTTCCAGTTGACGCCAGGAATGTCCTCGTTCAGCTCGGCGCTCATTTCAGCAACAAGTTCAGGCTTGGTGCGGGCACGATCGGCGCCGGACCAGCCGCCCCCTTTAACGACCTTCGGCCAGTCCGGCTGCGACATCAGCGGCACAAAAAACTCGGCGCTATAAAAGCCTGTCGGATCGACGCCGGAATCCGGCCGTCCCAATTGGCAGGCTACGGATTCCACTTCGGGATACTTGCGCATGATCGCCCGGGCGATCCGTGCTTGCTCGGCGGTTTGATCGAGCGAGATGCTGACGGGAAACATGCCGCGGATCCAGATGTGCCCCTCTTCCAGGGGCGGAATGAACTCCCGACCCAACCGAGGAAGCAGGAACGCCGTGACGACCATCAGTCCGGCAAAGCCTCCTACGGCCAACCAGCGATGATTCAGCAGCCGCTCCAGTTGGTGCAAATAGCCACGTTTCAGGTAACGCACCAACCAGTTGTCTTGTGCCGGTTTGAGATTCCTGAACAACAGCAAGCACAAGACGGGCGCAATGGTGACGGCCAACAACAATGCGCCCGCCAAGGCAAAGGCATACGTCTCGGCCATGGGGCGAAACAATTGCCCCTCCGCACCTTTCATCGTGAATAGCGGCAGCAACGCGCAGACCATGATCAACGTCGAGAACAGCAAGCTCCGCTCGACCTCGTGCGCGGCATGAACAATCCGGTCGCCGAGCGTCAGGTTTGAGTACTTACCAGAACTCAACACCCGGTAGATGTTTTCGACCATGATCACGGTCGAGTCGACGATGATGCCGAAGTCGACCGCGCCGATCGACAGCAAGTTCGCGGACTCGTCGCGGACATACAGCGCGCCGAAAGCAAACAATAGCGCCAGCGGCAGATTCAAGGCGATGATCAACGCGCTGCGCACATTGCTGAGAAACATCAACAAGATCACCGTGACCAGCATGATGCCGACCAACAGGTTTTCTTGCACGGTTTCGGTGGTCGCGTTGATCAAATCGGCCCGGTCGTAAAACGGCTCGATGCTTATACCCGGGGGGAGCCGGCCAGGTGTATTGTTCAACTCGTCGATCTTGGCCTTCAAAAGGGTCAGGGCGGGTAACGACTCTGCTCCCTTGCGCAATAGCGCCAGGCCCTGCACGACTTCGTCTTCGTCGACCCAGATCGGATTCCCTTGTGCGTCCAACAAGCGCCCGCGTTCGTCTTCGGCGGGCCGGCTAAGGGCGACTTTGCCCAAGCGGGTCTGGTTGCCGACGATGACTCCCTGCGCAGAGGCCTCTTCGCCTGGCTTGAGTGGTCCCCCTTCAACGATATCCCCCACGCGTACTGGCAGGTTGTTGGTCGACGCCAGCACGATCTGGCGGATCTGTCGCAGACGGCGCTGCTCCTCGGTCCGCAGATAGGCAGCCGCCTCTTCCGGATCGCTCATAGTCAGGATCCGTTGCATTGGGTCCCGCCCGCGACCGATCAGCCCTAGACCGCGCACCACAGTGGCCGTCTCTCCCTGAATCAAATAATCGCCGCTTACATTATCGTTGCTGTTGGCGATCGCCGTTTGCAATTGCTGCAGCGTGATC contains:
- a CDS encoding efflux RND transporter permease subunit, which translates into the protein MIAKLIYWSVNNPLIVVLFTLALAAAGGYAFSRVNVEAYPDPAPAIVEVIAQYRGRSAEEMERQITIPLEVALSGMPGLKYIRSKSLFGLSYINTQFAYGIDYKAARQEVINRMQIADLPADVSPQISPRSPIGEILRYAVVGPRDSHGNSIYSLNDLRSLQTWTLEREFRRIPGIADVVSSGGLIKRYEIQPDPDRMKRYGITLQQLQTAIANSNDNVSGDYLIQGETATVVRGLGLIGRGRDPMQRILTMSDPEEAAAYLRTEEQRRLRQIRQIVLASTNNLPVRVGDIVEGGPLKPGEEASAQGVIVGNQTRLGKVALSRPAEDERGRLLDAQGNPIWVDEDEVVQGLALLRKGAESLPALTLLKAKIDELNNTPGRLPPGISIEPFYDRADLINATTETVQENLLVGIMLVTVILLMFLSNVRSALIIALNLPLALLFAFGALYVRDESANLLSIGAVDFGIIVDSTVIMVENIYRVLSSGKYSNLTLGDRIVHAAHEVERSLLFSTLIMVCALLPLFTMKGAEGQLFRPMAETYAFALAGALLLAVTIAPVLCLLLFRNLKPAQDNWLVRYLKRGYLHQLERLLNHRWLAVGGFAGLMVVTAFLLPRLGREFIPPLEEGHIWIRGMFPVSISLDQTAEQARIARAIMRKYPEVESVACQLGRPDSGVDPTGFYSAEFFVPLMSQPDWPKVVKGGGWSGADRARTKPELVAEMSAELNEDIPGVNWNFSQVIRDNVLEVLSGVQGENSVKILGPDLDELETIGNQVVASLVNVPGVKDVGLYRIRGQCNIELPIDRQKCSLWNISVADVHNVIQTAI